A window of the Astyanax mexicanus isolate ESR-SI-001 chromosome 22, AstMex3_surface, whole genome shotgun sequence genome harbors these coding sequences:
- the LOC125787060 gene encoding zinc finger BED domain-containing protein 4-like — translation MLDRLLEQQWPVTAVLSDPSITKKGDRTLDLSTEQWKLAQDLVEVLRPLITLTEVLSQEENVSLSSAVPMLFNLKKRHLSLEEEDETPAIREMKKTLITEIDNRWQLLTMEPKSIYLLSSALDQRFKHLKFLQNDMRNLVYTEVVHLAEHLHQQQAVPGEEKEQAAGGEEEPEAPPHKKRRQQEISMLMQSDEEEEEHNESSAAKEMEQYLKDITKVQSGPLTWWKQNSDRYPKLAFAAKYCLCVPATSTPSERIFSKAGYIVNKTM, via the exons ATGCTTGACCGGCTGTTGGAGCAACAATGGCCGGTGACGGCTGTTTTGTCAGATCCCAGCATTACGAAGAAAGGTGATCGCACCCTGGATCTGTCAACCGAGCAGTGGAAACTGGCACAAGATTTAGTAGAAGTACTTAGGCCCCTAATCACGCTCACGGAGGTGCTCTCACAGGAGGAGAACGTGTCATTGTCCTCAGCTGTGCCAATGCTCTTTAACCTGAAGAAACGCCACCTGTCACTCGAGGAGGAGGACGAAACCCCAGCCATCAGAGAAATGAAAAAGACCCTCATCACGGAGATCGACAACCGATGGCAGCTTTTGACTATGGAGCCCAAGAGCATCTACCTCCTTTCTTCAGCACTGGACCAACGattcaaacatttaaaattcCTTCAAAATGACATGAGGAACCTCGTCTACACGGAG GTTGTCCATCTGGCTGAACATCTGCACCAGCAACAGGCTGTTCCAGGGGAGGAAAAAGAGCAGGCagcaggaggagaagaggagccCGAAGCACCACCACACAAGAAACGGAGACAGCAGGAGATTTCAATGCTGATGCAGTctgatgaagaagaggaagagcacAATGAATCCAGTGCAGCGAAAGAGATGGAGCAGTATTTAAAGGACATAACAAAAGTCCAGTCTGGTCCACTCACATGGTGGAAACAAAACAGCGACCGCTACCCCAAACTAGCTTTCGCAGCTAAATACTGCCTTTGCGTACCGGCCACATCGACCCCGTCGGAGCGTATTTTTTCCAAGGCCGGCTACATAGTTAACAAGACTATGTGA
- the carnmt1 gene encoding carnosine N-methyltransferase: MGDTAPDTGQQEPYLYRRRTKCSPEEEARLERQHFWKIIDAFRYYRTHIKERVNRTERQFRSLPQKHQQLMSGFLPNLAKIRRCVDQNHEVLQAIVQNCLHMFENIEYGEEGSTRKAGPSSTFDMDKLKSTIKQFVRDWSEAGKAERDTCYTPIIEEIQRQFPPDQCNVSEVNVLVPGAGLGRLAWEIARLGYACQGNEWSFFMLFSSNFVLNRCEKENALMLYPWIHQFSNNKLSADQTRPISFPDVNPQSLPPDSDFSMTAGDFLEVYTDPDTWDCVATCFFIDTAHNVIDYIETIWNILKPGGVWINLGPLLYHFENMANELSIELSYEDIKAVMLKFGFQLEVERESVLTTYTENDRSMLKFLYDCVFFVVRKPKDIISNGTLSPKDSQLDDSVQKRESATT, translated from the exons ATGGGCGACACAGCTCCAGACACGGGCCAGCAGGAGCCGTATCTGTACCGGAGAAGGACTAAATGTTCCCCGGAGGAAGAGGCCAGGCTGGAAAGGCAGCATTTCTGGAAAATTATCGATGCGTTTAGATATTACAG AACCCACATTAAGGAACGTGTGAACCGGACCGAGCGGCAGTTCCGCAGTCTTCCTCAAAAGCACCAGCAGCTCATGTCTGGCTTTCTTCCCAATCTGGCCAAGATCCGCCGCTGTGTGGACCAGAACCATGAAGTTCTACAGGCTATCGTGCAAAACTGCCTCCACATGTTTGAGAACATTGAGTACGGAGAGGAA GGAAGTACAAGGAAAGCTGGACCGTCTTCAACGTTCGACATGGACAAGCTGAAATCCACCATCAAGCAGTTTGTTCGTGATTGGAGTGAAGCTGGGAAAGCTGAGAGGGACACCTGCTACACTCCTATCATAGAGGAGATACAGAGACAGTTCCCACCTGACCAGTG CAACGTCTCTGAAGTGAACGTCCTGGTACCCGGGGCCGGTCTCGGCAGGCTGGCGTGGGAAATCGCCCGTCTGGGTTACGCCTGCCAGGGAAATGAATGGAGTTTCTTTATGCTTTTCTCCTCCAACTTTGTTCTTAACAG GTGTGAAAAGGAGAATGCACTGATGTTGTATCCCTGGATTCATCAGTTCAGCAACAACAAACTGTCTGCTGATCAGACGAGGCCAATTTCCTTCCCAGATGTCAACCCTCAGAGTCTTCCACCTGACTCAGACTTCTCCATGACTGCTGGGGACTTCCTGGAAGTGTATACTGATCCAG ATACGTGGGATTGTGTTGCCACCTGCTTCTTCATCGACACCGCCCATAACGTCATCGACTACATTGAGACCATCTGGAATATTCTTAAACCCGGCGGTGTTTGGATTAATCTGG GTCCCCTTCTGTACCATTTTGAAAATATGGCCAATGAGTTATCGATCGAGCTGAGCTATGAGGACATTAAAGCTGTTATGTTGAAATTTGGATTTCAACTAGAG GTGGAAAGAGAGTCAGTGCTCACCACATACACAGAGAACGATCGCTCCATGCTGAAGTTCTTGTAtgactgtgtgttttttgtggtGCGTAAACCCAAGGACATTATTTCCAACGGCACCCTCTCCCCTAAAGACAGCCAGCTGGACGACTCAGTACAGAAAAGAGAATCGGCAACAACGTGA